One window of Erwinia aphidicola genomic DNA carries:
- the mnmA gene encoding tRNA 2-thiouridine(34) synthase MnmA, translated as MSNSSNSQKKVIVGMSGGVDSSVSAWLLMQQGYQVEGLFMKNWEEDDGEEYCTAAEDLADAQAVCDKLGIYLHTVNFAAEYWDNVFEHFLAEYKAGRTPNPDILCNKEIKFKAFLEFAAEDLGADYIATGHYVRRADVDGKSRLLRGLDGNKDQSYFLYTLGHEQIAQSLFPVGELEKPEVRRIAEQLELVTAKKKDSTGICFIGERKFTEFLGRYLPAQPGPIVSTEGDTVGQHQGLMYHTLGQRKGLGIGGTKDGNEEPWYVVDKDVAGNTLVVAQGHDHPRLMSVGLIAQQLHWVDREVLSAPLRCMVKTRYRQEDIPCTVTPIDADRIEVRFDQPVAAVTPGQSAVFYLDEVCLGGGIIEQRLPLVNA; from the coding sequence ATGTCAAACAGCTCTAATAGCCAAAAAAAAGTGATCGTCGGGATGTCCGGCGGTGTTGACTCCTCCGTTTCCGCCTGGCTGCTGATGCAGCAGGGCTATCAGGTTGAAGGCCTGTTTATGAAAAACTGGGAGGAGGACGATGGCGAAGAGTACTGCACGGCGGCGGAAGATTTAGCCGACGCGCAGGCAGTCTGTGACAAACTCGGGATTTATCTGCACACGGTCAACTTTGCCGCCGAATACTGGGACAACGTGTTCGAGCACTTCCTGGCGGAGTACAAAGCTGGCCGCACGCCAAATCCGGATATTCTCTGCAACAAAGAGATCAAGTTTAAAGCCTTCCTCGAATTTGCCGCCGAAGACCTGGGTGCCGACTATATCGCTACCGGTCACTACGTGCGCCGCGCGGATGTGGACGGCAAAAGCCGTCTGCTGCGCGGTCTTGACGGCAACAAAGATCAGAGTTACTTCCTCTACACCCTCGGCCATGAGCAGATTGCACAAAGTCTGTTCCCGGTGGGTGAATTAGAGAAACCCGAAGTGCGCCGCATTGCCGAGCAGCTGGAGCTGGTGACCGCGAAGAAGAAAGATTCAACCGGTATCTGCTTTATCGGCGAGCGCAAATTTACCGAGTTCCTCGGGCGCTATCTTCCCGCGCAGCCAGGGCCGATTGTTTCCACAGAGGGCGATACCGTAGGCCAGCATCAGGGGCTGATGTATCATACGCTCGGCCAGCGTAAAGGGCTGGGCATCGGCGGCACTAAAGACGGCAATGAAGAGCCGTGGTACGTGGTCGATAAAGACGTCGCCGGCAATACGCTGGTGGTGGCGCAGGGCCACGATCACCCGCGCCTGATGTCGGTGGGCCTGATTGCCCAACAGCTGCACTGGGTTGACCGCGAAGTGCTGAGCGCCCCGCTGCGCTGCATGGTGAAAACCCGCTATCGCCAGGAAGATATCCCCTGCACCGTAACCCCGATCGATGCAGACCGCATTGAAGTGCGTTTTGACCAGCCGGTTGCCGCAGTGACGCCGGGTCAGTCAGCGGTATTTTATCTCGATGAAGTTTGCCTTGGTGGCGGCATTATCGAACAGCGCCTGCCGCTGGTAAACGCGTAA
- the icd gene encoding NADP-dependent isocitrate dehydrogenase — protein MESKVVVPAEGQKITLVQGKLNVPNNPIIPFIEGDGIGVDVSPVMIKVVDAAVQKAYNGERKISWMEIYTGEKSVELYGQDVWLPEETLELIKEYRVAIKGPLTTPVGGGIRSLNVALRQQLDLYICLRPVRYYTGTPSPVKRPEETDMVIFRENSEDIYAGIEWKAGSAEADKVIKFLRDEMGVKKIRFPEQCGIGVKPCSEAGTKRLVRAAIEYAITNDRDSVTLVHKGNIMKFTEGAFKDWGYQLAKEEFGGELIDGGPWMKIKNPNTGKEIVVKDVIADAFLQQILLRPAEYDVIACMNLNGDYISDALAAQVGGIGIAPGANIGDECALFEATHGTAPKYAGQDKVNPGSVILSAEMMLRHMEWFEAADLIVKGMEGAIAAKTVTYDFERLMDGAKLLKSSEFGDAMIKHM, from the coding sequence ATGGAAAGCAAAGTAGTTGTTCCGGCGGAAGGTCAGAAAATCACCCTGGTCCAGGGAAAACTCAACGTACCAAACAATCCAATCATCCCGTTTATCGAAGGTGATGGCATTGGCGTTGACGTGTCTCCAGTGATGATTAAAGTTGTCGATGCCGCTGTGCAGAAGGCTTACAACGGTGAGCGTAAGATTTCCTGGATGGAAATTTATACCGGTGAGAAATCGGTAGAGCTTTATGGCCAGGATGTTTGGCTGCCAGAAGAAACTCTCGAACTGATTAAAGAATATCGCGTAGCCATCAAAGGCCCACTGACCACCCCGGTCGGCGGCGGTATTCGTTCCCTGAACGTTGCCCTGCGTCAGCAGCTGGATCTGTACATCTGCCTGCGTCCTGTCCGTTACTACACCGGCACACCAAGCCCGGTTAAACGCCCGGAAGAGACCGATATGGTCATTTTCCGCGAGAACTCCGAAGATATCTATGCAGGTATCGAATGGAAAGCGGGTAGCGCGGAAGCAGATAAAGTCATCAAGTTCCTGCGTGATGAGATGGGCGTGAAGAAAATTCGCTTCCCTGAGCAGTGTGGTATCGGCGTGAAGCCGTGCTCTGAAGCAGGCACCAAACGCCTGGTTCGTGCTGCCATCGAATACGCCATCACTAACGACCGTGATTCCGTTACGCTGGTTCACAAAGGCAACATCATGAAGTTCACCGAAGGCGCTTTCAAAGACTGGGGTTACCAGTTGGCGAAAGAAGAGTTCGGCGGCGAGCTGATCGATGGCGGCCCGTGGATGAAAATCAAGAACCCGAACACCGGCAAAGAGATCGTGGTTAAAGACGTGATTGCCGATGCGTTCCTGCAGCAGATCCTGCTGCGTCCGGCCGAGTATGACGTTATCGCCTGTATGAACCTGAACGGTGACTACATTTCTGACGCCCTGGCGGCGCAGGTTGGCGGTATCGGTATTGCTCCGGGTGCAAACATCGGTGACGAATGTGCCCTGTTCGAAGCCACCCACGGCACCGCACCTAAGTATGCAGGCCAGGATAAAGTGAACCCAGGTTCCGTTATCCTGTCCGCAGAGATGATGCTGCGCCATATGGAGTGGTTCGAAGCTGCAGACCTGATCGTTAAAGGCATGGAAGGCGCAATCGCTGCCAAAACCGTGACCTATGACTTTGAGCGCCTGATGGACGGCGCTAAGCTGCTGAAATCTTCAGAGTTTGGCGACGCGATGATCAAACACATGTAA
- the hflD gene encoding high frequency lysogenization protein HflD — protein sequence MAKNYYDITLALAGICQSAHLVQQLAHQGQCPPDALKITLNSLLDLNPSSTLAVYGDNEANLQFGLETLIAVLNSNSRQGLGAELTRYTLSMMVLERKLNASKSALNELSTRIAQLDRQLAHYGLESDTLLSAMAAIYVDVISPLGPRIQVTGSPAVLQNAQVQSKVRASLLAGIRAAVLWQQVGGGRLQLMFSRNRLVNEAKAILARINGTAT from the coding sequence GTGGCGAAGAACTATTATGATATTACTCTGGCGCTGGCGGGCATCTGCCAGTCAGCTCACCTGGTGCAACAGCTGGCGCATCAGGGCCAGTGCCCGCCGGACGCGCTGAAAATCACGCTGAACAGCCTGCTGGACCTCAATCCGTCCTCCACGCTGGCGGTGTACGGTGACAATGAAGCCAATTTGCAGTTTGGCCTGGAAACCCTGATTGCGGTGCTGAACAGCAACAGCCGCCAGGGCCTGGGCGCCGAGCTGACGCGTTATACCCTGAGCATGATGGTGCTGGAGCGTAAGCTCAACGCCAGTAAAAGCGCGCTGAATGAGCTTTCAACCCGCATCGCCCAGCTCGATCGTCAGCTGGCGCACTACGGTCTGGAGTCCGATACCCTGCTGAGCGCCATGGCCGCAATTTATGTCGACGTAATCAGCCCGCTCGGCCCGCGCATTCAGGTCACCGGTTCTCCGGCGGTTCTGCAAAATGCCCAGGTGCAGAGTAAAGTTCGAGCCTCACTGCTGGCGGGTATCCGCGCAGCAGTGCTGTGGCAGCAGGTCGGCGGTGGCCGCCTGCAGCTGATGTTCTCCCGTAACCGCTTAGTCAACGAGGCGAAAGCGATTCTGGCCCGCATCAACGGGACCGCAACCTGA
- a CDS encoding NUDIX domain-containing protein: protein MFKPHVTVATVVQAEGLFLVVEERVRGRATLNQPAGHLEADETLLQAAVRELSEETGIDAVPQAFLRLHQWIAPDNTPFLRFLFALDLPKAVETYPQDRDIDRCWWLPPEEIITSRKLRSPLVAESLQIYLSAPRYPLEILSAFQWPFSESALIADA, encoded by the coding sequence ATGTTTAAACCGCACGTAACCGTAGCCACCGTGGTCCAGGCCGAAGGGCTGTTTCTGGTGGTGGAGGAGCGGGTGCGCGGGCGTGCCACGCTGAATCAGCCTGCCGGGCATCTGGAAGCCGATGAAACGCTGCTGCAGGCCGCCGTTCGCGAACTGTCCGAGGAGACCGGTATTGATGCCGTACCGCAGGCTTTCTTACGCCTGCACCAGTGGATAGCGCCGGATAACACCCCGTTTTTACGCTTCCTGTTCGCACTCGACCTGCCAAAAGCTGTGGAAACTTATCCGCAGGACCGCGATATCGACCGCTGCTGGTGGCTGCCGCCGGAGGAGATTATCACTTCGCGCAAGCTGCGTTCGCCGCTGGTGGCGGAAAGCCTGCAGATTTACCTGAGCGCCCCGCGCTACCCGCTGGAGATCCTCAGCGCCTTCCAGTGGCCGTTTAGCGAGAGTGCGCTGATCGCCGACGCATGA
- a CDS encoding YoaK family protein → MLISTENLRSNSADTKLACTLAAVAGALNTAAFEVVGFFSANMTGNVSSLSDHLAKANLAPGIFFFEIVCIFIAGSAVSTFMINAGRRRNMRAVYAVNIICEGIGLVVLGMVEIWLKPVSAGVILILSLSFLMGLQNAVVTRISNARVRTTHISGTSTDIGIELAMLFDVVRRKESPKDAPLYLERLRLHASTLGAFLFGGVAGIWLFHLLGYGFLIFVGICVIMLALHNMLHKNKD, encoded by the coding sequence ATGTTAATTAGTACTGAAAATCTACGTAGCAACAGTGCAGATACCAAACTTGCCTGCACGCTAGCTGCGGTTGCCGGAGCCCTGAACACAGCAGCCTTTGAAGTTGTGGGCTTTTTCTCTGCCAACATGACCGGTAACGTCTCTTCTCTATCGGATCACCTTGCTAAAGCCAACCTTGCACCCGGCATTTTCTTTTTCGAAATTGTCTGTATCTTCATCGCCGGCTCAGCAGTCTCTACCTTTATGATCAATGCGGGTCGCAGAAGAAACATGCGCGCGGTTTATGCCGTGAACATCATTTGTGAGGGGATTGGCCTTGTCGTACTGGGTATGGTTGAAATCTGGCTGAAACCTGTTTCAGCAGGCGTCATACTTATCCTGAGCCTGAGTTTTCTGATGGGATTACAGAACGCCGTGGTAACGCGAATATCCAACGCACGAGTCAGAACAACGCATATTTCAGGAACGTCTACGGATATAGGTATAGAGTTGGCCATGTTATTTGATGTGGTCAGACGCAAAGAATCCCCTAAAGATGCCCCGCTATATCTTGAAAGGCTCAGGCTGCACGCCTCGACGTTAGGGGCATTTCTTTTCGGTGGAGTGGCGGGTATCTGGCTGTTCCATCTGCTGGGATATGGGTTTCTGATATTTGTAGGGATATGTGTGATTATGCTGGCATTGCACAACATGCTGCATAAGAATAAGGATTGA
- the purB gene encoding adenylosuccinate lyase, translating to MELSSLTAVSPVDGRYGDKVSPLRSIFSEFGLLKFRVEVEVRWLQKLAETAVIKEVPAFDADANAFLDAIVSNFSEADAARIKTIERTTNHDVKAVEYFLKEKVEAVPALHAVSEFIHFACTSEDINNLSHALMLETARREVIVPYWNKIIAAVKDLAVQYRDIPLLSRTHGQPATPSTLGKEMANVAYRFERQLRQLERIEMLGKINGAVGNYNAHIAAYPEVDWHQLSEEFVTSLGITWNPYTTQIEPHDYIAELFDCMARFNTILIDFDRDVWGYIALNHFKQKTIAGEIGSSTMPHKVNPIDFENSEGNLGLANAVMQHLASKLPVSRWQRDLTDSTVLRNLGVGVSYALIAYQATLKGISKLEVNRDRLLDELDHNWEVLAEPIQTVMRRYGIEKPYEKLKELTRGKRVDAEGMKVFIDGLALPEEEKTRLKAMTPANYIGRAVQMVDDLK from the coding sequence ATGGAATTATCCTCTCTGACCGCCGTCTCACCTGTTGATGGTCGTTATGGCGACAAAGTCAGCCCACTGCGTAGTATTTTCAGCGAATTTGGCCTGCTGAAATTCCGCGTTGAGGTTGAAGTTCGCTGGTTACAGAAACTGGCCGAAACCGCTGTGATCAAGGAAGTTCCTGCATTTGACGCCGACGCAAACGCTTTCCTTGATGCCATTGTCAGCAATTTCAGCGAAGCTGATGCTGCGCGCATTAAAACCATCGAGCGTACCACCAATCACGATGTGAAAGCCGTCGAATACTTCCTGAAAGAGAAAGTTGAAGCCGTCCCTGCCCTGCACGCGGTATCTGAATTTATTCACTTCGCCTGTACCTCTGAAGATATCAATAACCTGTCGCACGCGCTGATGCTGGAAACCGCTCGCCGTGAGGTGATTGTGCCTTACTGGAACAAAATCATCGCTGCAGTGAAAGACCTGGCGGTGCAGTATCGGGATATCCCGCTGCTATCACGTACCCACGGCCAGCCAGCCACCCCGTCCACGCTGGGCAAAGAGATGGCGAACGTCGCTTACCGCTTCGAACGCCAGCTGCGCCAGCTGGAACGCATCGAAATGCTGGGTAAAATTAACGGTGCTGTCGGTAACTATAACGCCCACATTGCGGCCTATCCGGAAGTGGACTGGCATCAGCTGAGCGAAGAGTTCGTCACTTCCCTGGGCATTACCTGGAACCCGTACACCACGCAGATCGAACCGCATGACTATATCGCCGAGCTGTTTGACTGCATGGCGCGCTTTAACACCATCCTGATCGATTTCGATCGCGACGTCTGGGGCTACATTGCGCTGAACCACTTCAAGCAGAAAACTATTGCCGGTGAAATCGGTTCTTCTACCATGCCGCACAAGGTTAACCCCATCGACTTCGAAAACTCAGAAGGTAACCTGGGCCTGGCGAACGCGGTGATGCAGCATCTGGCAAGCAAACTGCCGGTATCCCGCTGGCAGCGCGACCTGACCGACTCCACCGTGCTGCGCAACCTTGGCGTGGGCGTGAGCTATGCGCTGATTGCATACCAGGCAACGCTGAAAGGCATCTCCAAGCTGGAAGTGAACCGCGACCGCCTGCTGGACGAGCTGGACCACAACTGGGAAGTACTGGCCGAGCCAATCCAGACCGTCATGCGCCGTTACGGCATCGAGAAGCCTTATGAGAAGCTGAAAGAGCTGACCCGCGGCAAGCGTGTCGATGCGGAAGGCATGAAGGTGTTTATCGACGGTCTGGCGCTGCCGGAAGAAGAGAAAACCCGCCTGAAAGCGATGACGCCAGCGAACTACATTGGCCGTGCTGTGCAGATGGTTGACGACCTGAAGTAA
- the rluE gene encoding 23S rRNA pseudouridine(2457) synthase RluE, translated as MRLLLPSAKTMRKTPVTNHRLKRFSQRKAAPIVDKGPRTVVLFNKPFDVLPQFTDEAGRATLKDYVPLPGIYAAGRLDRDSEGLMVLTNDGALQAKLTQPGKRTGKIYYVQVEGDPQESDIQPLRTGVNLKDGPTQPAQVEKVAAPEWLWDRQPPIRERKAIPTCWLKITLFEGRNRQVRRMTAHIGFPTLRLIRYSMGALQLNGLAPGEWRDISSEI; from the coding sequence ATGCGCCTATTGTTACCAAGTGCAAAGACTATGCGAAAAACTCCCGTTACGAATCACCGCCTTAAACGTTTCAGCCAGCGTAAAGCCGCACCGATCGTGGACAAAGGCCCGCGTACCGTGGTGCTGTTTAATAAGCCTTTTGACGTGCTGCCACAGTTCACGGATGAAGCCGGGCGCGCCACGCTGAAGGATTATGTTCCGCTGCCGGGTATCTACGCCGCCGGGCGTCTTGACCGCGACAGCGAGGGGCTGATGGTGCTGACCAACGATGGCGCACTGCAGGCGAAGCTTACGCAGCCGGGTAAACGCACCGGGAAAATTTATTATGTTCAGGTGGAAGGCGACCCGCAGGAGAGCGACATTCAGCCACTGCGCACTGGCGTAAATCTGAAAGATGGCCCTACTCAACCTGCACAGGTAGAAAAAGTGGCCGCTCCGGAGTGGTTGTGGGATCGTCAACCGCCCATTCGTGAACGCAAGGCCATCCCGACCTGCTGGCTGAAAATCACCCTGTTTGAAGGGCGCAATCGCCAGGTACGCAGGATGACCGCACATATTGGCTTCCCGACTTTGCGTCTGATCCGCTATTCAATGGGGGCACTGCAACTCAACGGGCTGGCCCCCGGCGAATGGCGCGATATCAGCAGTGAAATCTGA